GAGTCGGTGAATAAACAACCAGATAACGAACCCAAGCGCAAAGGCTTTAAAGAATGGCGGAAAGTAAACAGATGCTCCCAACATGAGATCTTGTAAGGGCAATCCTGTGGCGTTGAGTATACACTTCACAAGCAATGTTCCTTTGCGTCAGACATCGATGCTTTAGTTTTAGCCAAAACTGAAGCTACAGGTGCCAAGTGCGCACTATGTCTGAAAAAATGTCTATTGGTAAGCAAATTTAGCAATACATTTGTTTTGAGAATACAAATACTGCACACTATTCTAAAATCAGCATAATAACTTAGCAAGCTAATTATAAGGAGATGAAATTGGAATCGCCACTAGGTTCTGATCTGGCACGGTTGGTGCGCATTTGGCGTGCTCTGATTGACCATCGCCTCAAGCCTCTGGAATTGACGCAGACACATTGGGTCACGTTGCACAATATTCATCAATTGCCGCCTGACCAGTCGCAGATTCAATTGGCTAAAGCGATAGGCATTGAGCAGCCATCGCTGGTACGCACGTTGGATCAACTTGAAGATAAGGGGCTAATTTCGCGGCAAACCTGCGCCAGCGATCGTCGCGCTAAGCGGATTAAACTGACCGAAAAAGCGGAGCCGCTGATCGCTGAGATGGAAGAGGTCATTCATAAAACGCGCGGTGAAATTTTGGCTGGGATTTCTTCAGAGGAGATTGAGCTTCTGATTAAACTTATCGCCAAACTTGAACACAATATTATGGAATTGCACTCTCACGATTGAGGTGCAGGGGCATACGTGTGGCCATGTGACCACACGTAAAGCCTGGTTTAGCGTGGAGAGACGGTAACCTGGCTGCCGTTGCTGGCCAGCACGACACGCTGACCTGCCGAGAAACGCGTATTTCCTTGTTTCTGCACAACCATAATGGTGTTGCCATCGTCTTTACGAATTTCCAGTTCCACACCCTGGGTTTTATTCATTGCGCTCTGGACGCCCTGGCCCGCTACGCCGCCAGCCACCGCGCCTGCCGCGGTCGCCAGTGAACGACCCGTACCGCCGCCGATAGTGTTGCCGAGGAATCCGCCCAACACCGCGCCGCCGATAGCGCCAATCACGTTAGAATCATCACCGCCCTGAATTTGAACCGGACGAACGTTAACGATAGTACCGTACGTTACATTCTGAACTTGTTTAGCCTCGGATGCGGTATAAACATCACCCGAAAGGCTATCATTGTTAACACACCCCGCTAGGGATAACCCCATCAGTGAAACGGCCAGTACACGTTTAATCATTTACCCATCTCCTGTTCTTCACGAAACGCTATTTCAGCATCCCTATAGCTAAATTATATGGCATTTATGCAGTTAAGGTCATATCTTCTGCCGAAAGAATGTGAAAATCATAATCAGAAGTTAATTAACCAATCTTAAACGAAGTCGGAAGCAAGAAAAGATAGGTCATTGATATCCGTGGACGACACGGCAAAAAATGTGACGTGGGCATAGCATTACAAAATACGTTATGCCGAGTGTTAAGGCTTAACCCAGCTTAAAAGGAAGAGGTATGAAATCGGGCCGTTTTATTGGCGTTATGTCCGGAACCAGCCTTGATGGCGTGGATGTTGTACTGGCGGCAATTGATGAAACCATGGTTGCGCAACAGGCAAGTCTCACCTGGCCCATTCCCGTTCATCTGAAAAAAGGCATTCTCGATATTTGCCAGGGACAGCCGCTTACGCTCTCGCAACTCGGCCAGCTTGATACCCAGTTAGGCCGGCTTTTTGCACAGGCGGTTAATGCGCTGTTAGCGCAACAACGTTTGCAGCCGCGGGATATCGTCGCCATTGGTTGTCATGGGCAAACGGTCTGGCATGAACCGACCGGCGAGGCCCCGCATACGCTGCAAATTGGCGATAATAATCACATCGTCGCCCATACGGGGATTACAGTGGTCGGCGATTTTCGGCGGCGGGATATTGCGCTGGGCGGACAAGGCGCGCCGTTGGTGCCTGCTTTCCATCACGCGCTGTTGGGACATCCGACGGAAAAACGTATGGTCCTGAATATCGGCGGCATCGCCAATTTATCTCTGCTTTTCCCCGGACAGGCGGTGCGCGGGTACGACACGGGGCCGGGTAATATGTTGATGGATGCGTGGATTTGGCGACAATGCGCGCAGCCCTACGACAAAGACGCGGCATGGGCGAAAGAAGGTCAGGTTATTCTTCCATTGCTGCAAAAGATGTTGCGCGATCCGTACTTTGCTGCGTCGGCGCCCAAAAGTACAGGACGCGAATATTTCAACTATGGCTGGTTAGAGCGCCATCTTGCGGCTTTCCCTGGCGCAGACGCGCGCGATGTACAGGCCACGCTGGCGGAGCTGACGGCGGTCTCCATCGCCCAACAGGTGCTGCTCAACGGCGGCTGCGAGCGGCTGATGGTCTGTGGCGGCGGTGGCCGGAATCCGTTAGTGATGGCCCGTCTGGCGGCGCTGTTGCCAGGTATCGAGGTTTCGACCACCGATAAGGCGGGGATCAGCGGCGATGATATGGAAGCGCTGGCCTTTGCCTGGCTTGCCTGGCGAACGCTCGCGGGCCTGCCGGGAAATTTACCTTCCGTGACGGGGGCTACAGAAGCCAGTGTTTTAGGCGCTATTTACCCGGCTAACCCAATAACTCAGAGTTAACTGAATTTTTCCCGGACCCTATATCGGTAAACTAGCAAGGTCAGGAAGGGGCGTTTGCCCTTCCAGAAGCAGGAGAGCTTTCGGGATATGCCTATGAAAAAGATCGCAATAATGTGTTTACCTGTGCTGCTGACCGGCTGTAGCGTTTATCAACAATTTGTTGAACGTATGCAAACGGATACGCTGGAATACCAGTGTGATGAGAAGCCGCTTACCGTTAAAGTCAATAACCCGCGTGAAGAGGTCAGTTTTGTTTATGACAATAAGCTGCTGACCCTGAAGCAAGGAATCTCGGCCTCGGGCGCGCGTTATACCGACGGGATTTATGTTTTCTGGTCGCAAGGCGAGAGCGCCACGGTCTATAAACGAGACAGAATTGTGCTTAATAACTGTCAGTTACAAAATCCGAAGCGTTGAGATTTTCAGTATGGGGGCGCACAATAGCGCCACCCACTGATTATTTCTGATCAACGCCATGTCTGATAACGACCAATTGCAGCAGATCGCGCATCTGCGCCGTGAATACACGAAAGGCGGCTTGCGTCGCCGCGATTTACCCGCTGAACCGTTAACCTTATTTGAGCGCTGGCTTGGGCAAGCGTGCGACGCCAGACTGGCCGATCCAACGGCAATGGTCGTGGCGACCGTAGATGACAAGGGTCAACCGTACCAGCGTATTGTGTTGCTCAAGCATTATGATGAAAAAGGCCTGGTCTTTTATACCAACCTGGGAAGCCGCAAGGCGCATCAGATTGAGCACAATCCGCGTATCAGCCTGTTATTTCCCTGGCATATGCTTGAACGCCAGGTGATGGTGACAGGCAAAGCCGAGCGTCTCTCCACTCTTGAGGTGGTGAGGTATTTCCACAGCCGTCCGCGCGACAGCCAGATCGGCGCATGGGTCTCTAAACAATCCAGCCGCATTTCCGCGCGCGGTATCCTCGAAAGCAAATTCCTGGAGCTCAAGCAGAAGTTTCAACAGGGCGAAGTGCCGTTACCCAGCTTTTGGGGTGGTTTTCGCGTGAGTATCGAACAGATGGAGTTCTGGCAGGGCGGCGAACATCGTCTGCACGATCGCTTTTTATACCAACGCGACGACGGCGCGTGGAAAATCGACCGTCTTGCGCCCTAAAGATGCAAAAATCTTGTTTTAAGCACTGGTGCGGATGAATCCGCCGTTTTATGCTATGTCTCTTTCGCGTCTGGCGAAAAGTCGTGTACCGGCAAAGGTGCAGTCGTTTTATACATGGAGATTTTGATGGCAAGCAGTAACTTGATTAAACAATTGCAAGAGCGGGGGCTGGTAGCCCAGGTGACGGACGAAGACGCGTTGGCAGAGCGACTGGCGCAAGGCCCGATCGCGCTCTATTGCGGCTTCGATCCTACCGCTGACAGCTTGCATTTGGGGCATCTGGTTCCATTGTTATGCCTGAAACGCTTCCAGCAGGCAGGGCACAAACCTGTTGCGCTGGTAGGCGGCGCGACCGGTCTGATTGGCGACCCGAGCTTCAAAGCCGCCGAGCGTAAACTGAACACTGAAGAGACCGTTCAGGAGTGGGTGGCGAAAATTCGTAAACAGGTTGCCCCATTCCTGGACTTTGATTGCGGCGAAAACTCCGCCATCGCGGCCAATAACTATGACTGGTTCGGCAGCATGAATGTGCTGACTTTCCTGCGCGATATCGGTAAACATTTTTCCGTTAATCAGATGATCAACAAAGAAGCGGTGAAGCAGCGTCTGAACCGTGACGATCAGGGTATCTCTTTCACGGAGTTCTCTTATAACCTGCTACAGGGGTACGACTTCGCTTGCCTGAATAAACTGCACGGCGTTGCCTTACAGATTGGCGGTTCTGACCAGTGGGGGAACATCACTTCCGGTATCGACCTGACCCGTCGTCTGCACCAGAATCAGGTATTTGGTTTGACCGTTCCACTCATCACCAAAGCTGACGGCACGAAATTCGGTAAAACCGAAGGCGGCGCTGTCTGGCTGGATCCGAAGAAAACCAGTCCGTACAAATTCTACCAGTTCTGGATTAACACCGCAGATGCCGATGTTTATCGCTTCCTGAAATTCTTCACTTTTATGGACATTGAAGAGATCAATGCCCTGGAAGAAGAAGATAAAAACAGCGGTAAAGCGCCGCGCGCGCAGTATGTGCTGGCCGAGCAGGTGACGCGCCTCGTTCATGGTGAAGAGGGACTGGTCGCGGCGAAACGGATCACCGAATGCCTGTTCAGCGGTTCACTGAGCGCGCTGAGCGAAGCTGACTTTGAGCAGTTGGCGCAGGACGGCGTACCGATGGTTGAAATGGAAAAAGGCGCCGACCTGATGCAGGCGCTGGTAGACGCCGAACTCCAGCCGTCACGTGGTCAGGCGCGTAAGACTATCGCCTCCAACGCTGTCACTATCAATGGTGAAAAACAATCCGATCCTGAATACATCTTTAACGATGAGGACCGTCTGTTTGGCCGCTATACCTTATTACGTCGCGGCAAAAAGAACTATTGTCTGATTTGCTGGAAATAAGGCATTAAGTAACAGGGAGTGAGAAATCACTCCCTTATTTTTGATGTTCAGGTAAAAAAATGAAGAATATCCTCGCTATCCAGTCCCATGTTGTTTTCGGACATGCGGGCAACAGCGCCGCCGAATTTCCCATGCGCCGTCTTGGCGCGAATGTTTGGCCGCTGAATACCGTTCAGTTTTCTAACCACACGCAATATGGTAAATGGACCGGCTGTGTCATGCCGCCCAGCCATCTGACTGAGATTGTCCAGGGGATTGCGGACATTGGCCAGTTAGCGCACTGCGACGCCGTACTTAGCGGTTACCTGGGATCTGCCGAGCAGGGAGAACACATTCTCGGTATTGTGCGCCAGGTTAAAGCAGCAAATCCGCAGGCAAAATATTTCTGCGATCCCGTGATGGGGCATCCGGAAAAGGGTTGTATCGTGGCGCCTGGCGTCGCAGAGTTCCATGTGCGTTATGCGCTACCCGCCAGCGATATTATCGCGCCTAACCTGATTGAACTGGAAATTCTCAGCA
This DNA window, taken from Salmonella enterica subsp. enterica serovar Typhimurium str. LT2, encodes the following:
- the ydhI gene encoding putative inner membrane protein (similar to E. coli orf, hypothetical protein (AAC74715.1); Blastp hit to AAC74715.1 (78 aa), 76% identity in aa 1 - 78); the encoded protein is MKCILNATGLPLQDLMLGASVYFPPFFKAFALGFVIWLFIHRLLRDRIYSDEIWHPLLMDLSLFTLCVCLGLVLLIAW
- the slyA gene encoding MarR family transcriptional regulator for hemolysin (transcriptional regulator SLYA (salmolysin) (cytolysin SLYA). (SW:SLYA_SALTY)); this encodes MKLESPLGSDLARLVRIWRALIDHRLKPLELTQTHWVTLHNIHQLPPDQSQIQLAKAIGIEQPSLVRTLDQLEDKGLISRQTCASDRRAKRIKLTEKAEPLIAEMEEVIHKTRGEILAGISSEEIELLIKLIAKLEHNIMELHSHD
- the slyB gene encoding putative outer membrane lipoprotein (outer membrane lipoprotein SLYB precursor. (SW:SLYB_SALTY)), whose product is MIKRVLAVSLMGLSLAGCVNNDSLSGDVYTASEAKQVQNVTYGTIVNVRPVQIQGGDDSNVIGAIGGAVLGGFLGNTIGGGTGRSLATAAGAVAGGVAGQGVQSAMNKTQGVELEIRKDDGNTIMVVQKQGNTRFSAGQRVVLASNGSQVTVSPR
- the ydhH gene encoding putative cytoplasmic protein (similar to E. coli orf, hypothetical protein (AAC74712.1); Blastp hit to AAC74712.1 (369 aa), 84% identity in aa 1 - 369), translated to MKSGRFIGVMSGTSLDGVDVVLAAIDETMVAQQASLTWPIPVHLKKGILDICQGQPLTLSQLGQLDTQLGRLFAQAVNALLAQQRLQPRDIVAIGCHGQTVWHEPTGEAPHTLQIGDNNHIVAHTGITVVGDFRRRDIALGGQGAPLVPAFHHALLGHPTEKRMVLNIGGIANLSLLFPGQAVRGYDTGPGNMLMDAWIWRQCAQPYDKDAAWAKEGQVILPLLQKMLRDPYFAASAPKSTGREYFNYGWLERHLAAFPGADARDVQATLAELTAVSIAQQVLLNGGCERLMVCGGGGRNPLVMARLAALLPGIEVSTTDKAGISGDDMEALAFAWLAWRTLAGLPGNLPSVTGATEASVLGAIYPANPITQS
- the ydhA gene encoding putative outer membrane lipoprotein (similar to E. coli orf, hypothetical protein (AAC74711.1); Blastp hit to AAC74711.1 (82 aa), 90% identity in aa 1 - 82); translation: MPMKKIAIMCLPVLLTGCSVYQQFVERMQTDTLEYQCDEKPLTVKVNNPREEVSFVYDNKLLTLKQGISASGARYTDGIYVFWSQGESATVYKRDRIVLNNCQLQNPKR
- the pdxH gene encoding pyridoxine 5'-phosphate oxidase (similar to E. coli pyridoxinephosphate oxidase (AAC74710.1); Blastp hit to AAC74710.1 (218 aa), 91% identity in aa 1 - 218), producing the protein MSDNDQLQQIAHLRREYTKGGLRRRDLPAEPLTLFERWLGQACDARLADPTAMVVATVDDKGQPYQRIVLLKHYDEKGLVFYTNLGSRKAHQIEHNPRISLLFPWHMLERQVMVTGKAERLSTLEVVRYFHSRPRDSQIGAWVSKQSSRISARGILESKFLELKQKFQQGEVPLPSFWGGFRVSIEQMEFWQGGEHRLHDRFLYQRDDGAWKIDRLAP
- the tyrS gene encoding tyrosine tRNA synthetase (similar to E. coli tyrosine tRNA synthetase (AAC74709.1); Blastp hit to AAC74709.1 (424 aa), 96% identity in aa 1 - 424) — protein: MASSNLIKQLQERGLVAQVTDEDALAERLAQGPIALYCGFDPTADSLHLGHLVPLLCLKRFQQAGHKPVALVGGATGLIGDPSFKAAERKLNTEETVQEWVAKIRKQVAPFLDFDCGENSAIAANNYDWFGSMNVLTFLRDIGKHFSVNQMINKEAVKQRLNRDDQGISFTEFSYNLLQGYDFACLNKLHGVALQIGGSDQWGNITSGIDLTRRLHQNQVFGLTVPLITKADGTKFGKTEGGAVWLDPKKTSPYKFYQFWINTADADVYRFLKFFTFMDIEEINALEEEDKNSGKAPRAQYVLAEQVTRLVHGEEGLVAAKRITECLFSGSLSALSEADFEQLAQDGVPMVEMEKGADLMQALVDAELQPSRGQARKTIASNAVTINGEKQSDPEYIFNDEDRLFGRYTLLRRGKKNYCLICWK
- the pdxY gene encoding pyridoxal kinase 2 (similar to E. coli pyridoxal kinase 2 / pyridoxine kinase (AAC74708.1); Blastp hit to AAC74708.1 (287 aa), 90% identity in aa 2 - 287) produces the protein MKNILAIQSHVVFGHAGNSAAEFPMRRLGANVWPLNTVQFSNHTQYGKWTGCVMPPSHLTEIVQGIADIGQLAHCDAVLSGYLGSAEQGEHILGIVRQVKAANPQAKYFCDPVMGHPEKGCIVAPGVAEFHVRYALPASDIIAPNLIELEILSKHSVNNVDDAVQAARELIAQGPEIVLVKHLARAGYSSERFEMLLVTAQEAWHISRPLVDFGSRQPVGVGDVTSGLLLVKLLQGATLQQALEHVTAAVYEIMIATKTMQEYELQVVAAQDRIANPEHYFSATRL